Proteins encoded together in one Neisseria lactamica window:
- the bioB gene encoding biotin synthase BioB → MTISPVALRRKTERKPHPTARYWKKCDVEALFGLPFLELVYQAAEVHRQNFNPREIQLSTLLSIKTGGCPEDCAYCPQSAHHNTNLGKEQMMDVDEIVEKAKIAQSRGASRFCMGAAWRGPKPKDVETVSAIIKAVKGLGMETCGTFGMLEEGMAEDFKEAGLDYYNHNLDTDPDRYNDIIHTRQHEDRMDTLGKVRNAGLKVCCGGIVGMNETRAERAGLIASLANLDPQPESVPINQLVKVEGTPLADAEDLDWTEFVRTIAVARITMPQSYVRLSAGRSNMSEAMQAMCFMAGANSIFYGDKLLTTGNPDEDGDRILMEKLNLYPLQFEPEGGADGAEKASGIKVDY, encoded by the coding sequence ATGACCATATCCCCCGTCGCCTTGCGCCGTAAGACCGAGCGCAAGCCGCATCCCACCGCACGCTATTGGAAAAAATGCGATGTCGAGGCACTTTTCGGACTGCCGTTTTTAGAACTTGTCTATCAGGCGGCAGAAGTCCACCGCCAAAATTTCAACCCGCGCGAAATCCAGCTTTCCACGCTGTTGTCGATCAAAACCGGCGGCTGTCCCGAAGATTGCGCCTACTGTCCGCAATCGGCGCACCACAACACCAATCTGGGCAAAGAGCAGATGATGGATGTGGATGAAATCGTCGAAAAAGCCAAAATCGCCCAATCGCGCGGCGCAAGCCGGTTCTGTATGGGTGCGGCGTGGCGCGGCCCCAAACCCAAAGACGTGGAGACGGTTTCCGCAATCATCAAAGCCGTCAAGGGTTTGGGTATGGAAACCTGCGGCACGTTCGGTATGCTCGAAGAAGGTATGGCGGAAGACTTTAAAGAAGCAGGATTGGATTATTACAACCACAACCTCGATACCGACCCCGACCGCTACAACGACATCATCCACACCCGCCAACACGAAGACCGTATGGACACCTTGGGCAAAGTCCGCAACGCCGGTTTGAAAGTCTGCTGCGGCGGCATCGTCGGGATGAACGAAACCCGCGCCGAACGTGCCGGGCTGATTGCCAGCCTCGCCAATCTCGACCCGCAGCCCGAAAGCGTGCCGATTAATCAGTTGGTTAAAGTGGAAGGCACGCCGCTTGCCGATGCCGAAGATTTGGACTGGACGGAATTTGTCCGCACCATCGCCGTGGCGCGGATTACGATGCCGCAAAGTTATGTCCGCCTCTCGGCAGGGCGCAGCAATATGTCGGAAGCGATGCAGGCGATGTGCTTTATGGCGGGCGCGAACTCGATTTTTTACGGCGACAAGCTGCTGACCACGGGCAATCCGGACGAAGACGGCGACAGAATCCTGATGGAAAAGCTCAACCTGTATCCCTTGCAGTTCGAGCCGGAAGGCGGCGCGGACGGGGCGGAAAAAGCCTCAGGGATTAAAGTGGATTATTGA
- the mpl gene encoding UDP-N-acetylmuramate:L-alanyl-gamma-D-glutamyl-meso-diaminopimelate ligase: MKHIHIIGIGGTFMGGVAAIAKEAGFEVSGCDAKMYPPMSTQLEALGIGVHEGFDAAQLEEFQADVYVIGNVARRGMDVVEAILNKGLPYISGPQWLAENVLHRHWVLGVAGTHGKTTTASMLAWVLEYAGLAPGFLIGGIPENFGVSARLPQTPRQDPNSQSPFFVIEADEYDTAFFDKRSKFVHYRPRTAVLNNLEFDHADIFADLGAIQTQFHHLVRTVPSEGLIVCNGRQQSLQDTLDKGCWTPVEKFGTEHGWQAGEANADGSFDVLLDGKTAGRVKWDLMGRHNRMNALAVIAAARHAGVDIRTACEALGAFKNVKRRMEIKGTANGITVYDDFAHHPTAIETTIQGLRQRVGGARILAVLEPRSNTMKLGTMKAALPASLKEADQVFCYAGGVDWDVAEALVPLGGRLHVGKDFDAFVAEIVKNARTGDHILVMSNGGFGGIHGKLLDALK; the protein is encoded by the coding sequence ATGAAACACATCCATATTATCGGTATCGGCGGCACGTTTATGGGCGGAGTGGCCGCCATTGCCAAAGAAGCGGGGTTTGAAGTCAGCGGTTGCGACGCGAAGATGTATCCGCCGATGAGCACCCAGCTCGAAGCCTTGGGCATAGGCGTACACGAAGGCTTCGATGCGGCGCAGTTGGAGGAATTTCAAGCCGACGTTTACGTCATCGGCAATGTCGCCAGGCGCGGGATGGATGTGGTCGAGGCGATTTTGAACAAAGGGCTGCCTTATATTTCCGGCCCGCAATGGCTGGCTGAAAACGTGTTGCACCGGCACTGGGTGCTCGGCGTGGCGGGGACGCACGGCAAAACCACCACCGCGTCTATGCTCGCATGGGTCTTGGAATATGCCGGACTCGCGCCGGGCTTCCTCATCGGCGGCATCCCGGAAAATTTCGGCGTTTCCGCCCGCCTGCCGCAAACGCCGCGCCAAGACCCGAACAGCCAATCGCCGTTTTTCGTCATCGAAGCCGACGAATACGACACCGCTTTTTTCGACAAGCGCTCCAAATTCGTACATTACCGTCCGCGTACTGCCGTGTTGAACAATCTGGAATTCGACCACGCTGACATCTTCGCCGATTTGGGCGCGATACAGACCCAGTTTCACCACCTCGTGCGCACCGTGCCGTCTGAAGGCCTCATCGTCTGCAACGGACGGCAGCAAAGCCTGCAAGATACTTTAGACAAAGGCTGCTGGACGCCGGTGGAGAAATTCGGCACGGAACACGGCTGGCAGGCCGGCGAAGCCAATGCCGACGGCTCGTTCGACGTGTTGCTTGACGGCAAAACCGCCGGACGCGTCAAATGGGATTTGATGGGCAGGCACAACCGTATGAACGCACTTGCCGTCATCGCCGCCGCTCGTCACGCCGGCGTTGATATTCGGACGGCCTGCGAAGCCTTGGGCGCGTTTAAAAACGTCAAACGCCGGATGGAAATCAAAGGCACGGCAAACGGCATCACCGTTTACGACGACTTCGCCCACCACCCGACCGCCATCGAAACCACGATTCAAGGTTTGCGCCAACGCGTCGGCGGCGCGCGCATCCTCGCCGTCCTCGAACCGCGTTCCAACACGATGAAGCTGGGTACGATGAAAGCCGCCCTGCCCGCAAGCCTTAAAGAAGCCGACCAAGTGTTCTGCTACGCCGGCGGCGTGGATTGGGACGTTGCCGAAGCCCTCGTGCCTTTGGGCGGCAGGCTGCACGTCGGCAAGGATTTCGATGCCTTTGTTGCCGAAATCGTGAAAAACGCCCGAACCGGGGACCATATTTTGGTGATGAGCAACGGCGGTTTCGGCGGAATACACGGAAAGCTGCTGGACGCTTTAAAATAG
- a CDS encoding CapA family protein, producing MDKFIWAMAVFSAILALVIGSGFTALEYVKEPLPAAPYAVSAPQTAGVKPSAHPAGTESPVLPIDSSNHAPVSNTGDADGQDTPDGKAADTVSIIGVGDIMLGSNYPVDYLPDTNILKNIESVLQDADITVGNLEGTLFDEGGTPKKCANPQICYAFQTPSAYGQYLADAGFDYLSLANNHSNDFGAQGITATAGNLDELNIKYSGIENRFETAILKKNGVRYGFVSFAPNLAAVKLNDYAKVRKLIRKTKQKADIVIVMFHGGAEGKQAEHLPFDTEMFYGENRGNVVEFARLAVDSGADVVFGQGPHVTRAVELYRDRFISYSSGNFATYGAINTSGISGIAPIFKIITDKQGRFVSGNIIPITQAGDKIPKIDPEKTVIERIIYLNHSDFPNGNGLDVSPDGSITRR from the coding sequence ATGGACAAATTTATCTGGGCGATGGCGGTATTTTCCGCAATTTTGGCCCTCGTTATCGGCAGCGGTTTTACCGCGCTCGAATATGTGAAAGAGCCGCTGCCGGCCGCCCCTTATGCCGTTTCCGCACCGCAAACCGCCGGGGTCAAGCCCTCGGCGCATCCTGCCGGAACGGAATCCCCCGTGCTGCCGATTGACAGTTCAAACCACGCGCCCGTTTCAAACACCGGCGATGCGGACGGACAGGATACGCCTGATGGAAAGGCAGCCGATACTGTTTCCATCATCGGGGTCGGCGACATTATGCTCGGCAGCAATTATCCGGTCGATTACCTGCCCGATACCAATATCCTGAAAAACATCGAATCCGTCTTGCAAGATGCGGACATTACCGTCGGCAACCTCGAAGGCACGCTGTTTGACGAAGGCGGTACGCCGAAAAAATGTGCAAACCCCCAAATATGCTATGCATTCCAAACGCCCTCCGCATACGGGCAATACCTTGCCGATGCGGGATTCGACTACCTCAGCCTCGCCAACAACCATAGCAACGACTTTGGTGCACAAGGCATCACGGCAACGGCAGGCAACCTTGACGAATTGAACATCAAATATTCGGGCATCGAAAACAGGTTTGAAACCGCCATCCTGAAGAAAAACGGCGTGAGATACGGCTTCGTCTCCTTCGCCCCCAACCTTGCCGCCGTCAAACTGAACGATTACGCCAAAGTTAGAAAACTGATTCGGAAAACCAAACAGAAAGCCGACATCGTTATTGTGATGTTCCACGGCGGCGCGGAAGGGAAACAGGCGGAACACCTGCCGTTCGATACCGAAATGTTCTATGGGGAAAACAGGGGCAACGTCGTCGAGTTTGCGCGGCTTGCCGTCGATTCCGGCGCGGATGTCGTATTCGGGCAGGGGCCGCACGTTACACGCGCCGTCGAACTTTACCGCGACCGCTTCATCTCTTACAGCAGCGGCAACTTTGCCACCTACGGCGCAATCAACACCTCCGGCATCAGCGGCATCGCCCCCATTTTCAAAATCATCACCGACAAACAGGGGCGGTTCGTTTCCGGCAACATTATCCCCATCACTCAAGCTGGCGACAAAATTCCCAAAATCGACCCTGAAAAAACCGTTATTGAGCGGATTATTTATCTGAACCACAGCGACTTCCCCAACGGGAACGGACTAGATGTCTCGCCCGACGGCAGCATCACGCGCCGGTAA